In Kitasatospora sp. NA04385, a single genomic region encodes these proteins:
- a CDS encoding IclR family transcriptional regulator, with the protein MPGAIQSLSRAAAILRLLAGGERRLGLSEVATGLGLAKGTAHGILRTLQQEGFVEQDPESGKYQLGAELLRLGQSYLDVHELRARALVWADDLARAAGETVYLGVLHQRGVLVVHHVFRPDDSRQVLEVGSMQPLHATALGKVLLAYDPVARGELGDGPWEAFTARTVTEPAELDAQCALVRERGWADAVEETWEGVASVAALIQDRRRNPVGAVCVSGAVETVCGPDGAVRPALVASVRTAARAISRDLGAHRF; encoded by the coding sequence CTGTCGCGGGCGGCCGCGATCCTGCGCCTGCTGGCGGGCGGGGAGCGGCGGCTCGGCCTGTCGGAGGTGGCGACGGGGCTGGGGCTGGCGAAGGGCACCGCGCACGGCATCCTGCGCACGCTCCAGCAGGAGGGCTTCGTCGAGCAGGACCCGGAGAGCGGCAAGTACCAGCTGGGCGCGGAGCTGCTGCGGCTGGGCCAGAGCTACCTGGACGTGCACGAGCTGCGGGCCCGGGCGCTGGTGTGGGCGGACGACCTGGCCCGGGCGGCCGGGGAGACGGTGTACCTGGGGGTGCTGCACCAGCGGGGGGTGCTGGTGGTGCACCACGTGTTCCGGCCGGACGACTCGCGGCAGGTGCTGGAGGTCGGTTCGATGCAGCCGCTGCACGCGACCGCGCTGGGCAAGGTGCTGCTGGCGTACGACCCGGTGGCGCGCGGCGAGCTGGGCGACGGCCCGTGGGAGGCGTTCACGGCCCGGACGGTGACGGAGCCGGCGGAGCTGGACGCGCAGTGCGCGCTGGTGCGCGAGCGCGGCTGGGCGGACGCGGTGGAGGAGACCTGGGAGGGGGTGGCCTCGGTGGCGGCGCTGATCCAGGACCGGCGGCGCAACCCGGTGGGCGCGGTGTGCGTGTCGGGCGCGGTGGAGACGGTGTGCGGCCCGGACGGCGCGGTGCGCCCGGCGCTGGTGGCCTCGGTGCGGACGGCGGCCCGGGCGATCTCCCGGGACTTGGGCGCGCACCGGTTCTGA